In one window of Rhodoglobus vestalii DNA:
- the fbaA gene encoding class II fructose-bisphosphate aldolase — MPVATPDQYAEMLDKAKKNSFAYPAINVSSSSTINAVLQGLSDAGSDGIIQVTTGGADYFAGQSVKARASGALAFAAFATEVAKNYPVTVALHTDHCPKNALDDFVYPLIAASEAEVKAGRNPIFQSHMWDGSAVPLDENLAIAREILPRMRAINSILEVEIGVVGGEEDGVSHDINDSLYTTLDDVIATVEALGLGDQGRYIAALTFGNVHGVYKPGNVKLRPELLGEIQAGIAAKYGTGANPLDLVFHGGSGSTDAEIATAVANGVIKMNIDTDTQYAYSRSIADTVLRNYDGFLKVDGEVGNKKIYDPRAWGKTAESAVAKRVVEATQQLGSAGHSGK; from the coding sequence ATGCCCGTCGCAACCCCAGATCAGTACGCAGAAATGCTCGACAAGGCGAAGAAAAACTCTTTCGCCTACCCCGCCATCAACGTGTCATCGTCGTCGACAATCAACGCTGTGCTGCAGGGACTCAGCGATGCTGGCTCTGACGGCATCATCCAAGTTACCACCGGTGGCGCCGACTACTTTGCTGGCCAGTCGGTCAAAGCGCGGGCATCCGGGGCTCTCGCCTTTGCAGCATTCGCCACCGAGGTTGCCAAAAACTACCCGGTGACCGTTGCCCTCCACACCGACCACTGCCCCAAGAACGCTCTCGATGACTTCGTTTACCCACTGATCGCGGCATCCGAGGCTGAAGTTAAGGCGGGCCGCAACCCGATCTTCCAGTCGCACATGTGGGACGGTTCAGCAGTTCCGCTCGACGAAAACCTCGCCATTGCACGCGAAATTTTGCCCCGCATGCGGGCAATCAACTCGATACTCGAAGTTGAAATCGGTGTTGTCGGCGGCGAAGAAGATGGCGTAAGTCACGACATCAACGACAGCCTATACACGACGCTGGATGACGTTATCGCCACCGTTGAAGCACTCGGCCTCGGCGACCAAGGCCGCTACATCGCCGCCCTCACCTTCGGCAACGTGCACGGTGTGTACAAGCCCGGAAACGTGAAGCTTCGCCCCGAACTGCTCGGCGAGATTCAGGCTGGCATTGCCGCCAAGTACGGCACCGGCGCAAACCCGCTTGACCTCGTGTTCCACGGTGGATCAGGGTCGACAGACGCCGAAATCGCAACCGCCGTCGCCAACGGTGTCATCAAGATGAACATCGACACCGACACCCAGTACGCGTACAGCCGTTCAATTGCCGACACCGTGCTGCGCAACTACGACGGCTTCCTCAAGGTCGATGGCGAAGTCGGAAACAAGAAAATTTACGATCCCCGCGCCTGGGGAAAAACTGCAGAGTCCGCCGTCGCTAAGCGCGTTGTTGAGGCAACGCAGCAGCTCGGTTCCGCCGGACACTCCGGCAAGTAG
- a CDS encoding IS481 family transposase, whose amino-acid sequence MSHANAELTPRARLRLARLIVEEGWSIASAARMFRVSWPTAKRWAQRFTQHGDAGMQDRSSRPRHSPNKTPESLKRKIIALRWRKRLGPVQIAGQLTIAPSTVHAVLVRCRVNRLSFITRQTGEPVHRYEHEYPGSMIHVDVTKFGNIPDGGGHRYVGRQQGGANRAATTRRTGIRAADRTARLGTSFVHTVIDDNSRVAYAEICSDEKADTAIGVLQRAVLWFAERGVVVERVLSDNGSAYKSHAWRDACTELSLTPKRTRPYRPQTNGKIERFHRTLGGGWAYGRFYGSDTERRAALQPWLHYYNHHRLHSAIGNKPPLSRLTNLPGHYT is encoded by the coding sequence GTGTCCCACGCTAATGCTGAACTGACCCCGCGCGCCCGTCTGCGGCTGGCGCGCCTGATCGTCGAGGAAGGGTGGAGTATCGCGTCGGCGGCGAGGATGTTCCGGGTCTCGTGGCCGACCGCGAAACGGTGGGCCCAGCGTTTCACCCAGCATGGCGACGCGGGGATGCAGGATCGCAGCTCCCGCCCTCGTCACTCGCCGAACAAGACGCCGGAGTCCCTCAAGCGCAAGATCATCGCGTTGCGGTGGCGTAAACGTCTGGGACCGGTTCAGATCGCCGGCCAGCTGACAATCGCCCCGTCGACCGTGCACGCCGTGCTGGTGCGGTGTCGGGTCAACCGACTCTCGTTCATCACCCGGCAGACAGGGGAACCGGTGCACCGTTACGAGCACGAGTATCCCGGCTCGATGATCCACGTTGATGTGACAAAGTTCGGCAACATCCCCGACGGGGGTGGCCATCGTTACGTGGGACGCCAGCAAGGAGGCGCGAATCGTGCGGCGACCACTCGCCGCACAGGCATACGGGCCGCGGACCGCACCGCGCGGCTGGGCACTTCGTTCGTGCACACCGTCATCGATGACAACTCCCGCGTCGCCTACGCGGAGATCTGCTCAGATGAGAAAGCCGATACTGCCATCGGGGTGCTGCAACGCGCGGTGCTCTGGTTCGCCGAACGCGGAGTGGTCGTCGAGCGTGTGCTCTCCGACAACGGGTCCGCTTACAAGTCGCACGCCTGGCGAGACGCCTGCACCGAACTCTCGCTCACGCCGAAACGGACCCGGCCCTACCGGCCTCAGACGAACGGGAAGATCGAACGCTTCCACCGCACCCTCGGCGGCGGCTGGGCCTACGGACGCTTCTACGGCTCCGACACCGAACGACGCGCCGCACTGCAACCATGGCTGCACTACTACAATCACCACAGGCTCCACTCCGCAATCGGAAACAAGCCACCCCTCAGCCGGTTAACTAACCTCCCCGGGCATTACACCTAG
- a CDS encoding FadR/GntR family transcriptional regulator, whose product MARKSLVSVVADALLDRIVSGEFEADAALPTAAELSQEYDVSRMTLREALATLQTQNVVRVVAGRGAYVTPIAQWTDIAPVLRMASHGAAQDEASLQLVEVRRMIETGAAALAATRRSDADVALLEIYLDDMRRGNVSEDLELFVSADIAFHDVILRATGNVFVGVLFDPLARVMRDKRQQTSAVPEIQVHAIAEHESVLEAIRSGDAERARLTMDSHMTQTSNDLRHFVLKSPN is encoded by the coding sequence ATGGCACGAAAGTCTCTTGTGAGTGTTGTTGCGGATGCTCTGCTCGACCGAATCGTCAGTGGCGAGTTCGAGGCTGATGCGGCGCTGCCGACGGCTGCCGAACTTAGTCAGGAGTACGACGTAAGCCGCATGACGCTGCGTGAAGCGCTCGCAACGCTGCAGACCCAGAACGTGGTTCGAGTCGTCGCCGGGCGTGGAGCCTATGTGACTCCGATTGCTCAGTGGACCGATATCGCCCCGGTGTTGCGGATGGCCTCGCACGGTGCAGCCCAAGACGAGGCTTCACTGCAGTTGGTTGAAGTGCGGCGCATGATCGAGACGGGTGCTGCGGCACTCGCGGCTACGCGACGAAGCGATGCGGATGTTGCGTTGCTTGAGATTTACCTTGACGACATGCGTCGGGGCAATGTTTCAGAGGACTTGGAACTTTTTGTTTCGGCGGATATCGCTTTTCACGATGTGATTTTGCGTGCGACCGGCAACGTGTTCGTCGGTGTTTTGTTTGACCCGCTGGCTCGCGTTATGCGCGATAAGCGTCAGCAAACGTCTGCTGTTCCCGAGATTCAGGTGCACGCTATCGCCGAACACGAGTCGGTGCTTGAGGCTATTCGCAGCGGGGACGCCGAGCGTGCTCGACTGACGATGGACTCGCACATGACACAGACATCGAATGACCTGCGTCACTTCGTGTTGAAGTCTCCGAACTAG
- a CDS encoding GntP family transporter, whose protein sequence is METPVLLAIAAAGIALLLVLIIKFKVQAFVALLLVSILVGLAAGIPLTTIPATDDAPEKLGVIQAITAGLGGTLGSVAVLVALGAMLGRLIEVSGGASSLAGRFTSMLGPKRVSAALTAAALVLAIPVFFDVGFIILVPIIYGFCKAAGVNPVKFGLPVAGIMLAVHVAVPPHPGIVGGAALLGADLGWVTILGLAVAIPLGVLAHFVAKIINRREFTMLPATARDFSAFGSRGDDNASGGNTGNAENSGKGGTGTLTKKEAPPTAGTIMTLILVPLALIMAGTIASTVLPAGDPMRPLFAFIGSPVLALLVALILAFFLLTVRRGWSLSHTGEVMEAALPPAAIVILVTGAGGAFARVLTESGVGTALAETMTATGLPILLLGFLISLTLRASQGSATVAILTTGGLLAATVAATDYSPVQIALITLAIAFGALGLSHVNDSGFWVVTRYLGLSVADGLRSWTVLTTVLGVAGFLLVSVLWFIVSAAGI, encoded by the coding sequence ATGGAAACCCCGGTACTACTAGCGATTGCCGCAGCGGGCATAGCCCTGCTGCTTGTGCTGATTATCAAGTTCAAAGTCCAGGCGTTCGTCGCTCTGCTGTTGGTCAGCATCTTGGTCGGCCTCGCTGCCGGCATTCCGCTGACGACTATTCCTGCCACCGATGATGCACCCGAAAAGCTGGGTGTCATCCAAGCCATAACAGCAGGGCTGGGTGGCACCCTCGGTTCGGTCGCCGTGCTGGTAGCCCTCGGCGCCATGCTAGGCCGCCTCATTGAAGTTTCCGGTGGAGCATCCAGTCTCGCCGGTCGCTTCACGAGCATGCTCGGACCCAAGCGCGTTTCGGCAGCTCTCACCGCAGCTGCTCTCGTGCTCGCGATCCCCGTCTTCTTCGATGTCGGATTCATCATCCTTGTGCCGATCATTTACGGCTTCTGCAAGGCTGCGGGCGTCAACCCCGTGAAGTTCGGTCTGCCCGTTGCCGGCATCATGCTCGCCGTGCACGTGGCTGTTCCTCCCCACCCCGGCATTGTCGGCGGTGCTGCTCTGCTCGGTGCAGACCTCGGATGGGTCACCATCCTTGGACTTGCCGTTGCGATCCCGCTCGGTGTGCTTGCTCACTTCGTCGCGAAGATCATCAACCGTCGCGAATTCACGATGCTGCCGGCAACGGCGCGCGACTTTTCAGCGTTCGGTTCGCGCGGAGACGACAATGCGTCCGGTGGCAACACTGGCAACGCTGAAAACAGTGGCAAGGGTGGCACGGGAACCCTCACCAAAAAAGAGGCACCGCCCACAGCCGGCACGATCATGACGCTCATCCTTGTTCCTCTCGCGTTGATTATGGCGGGAACCATCGCGTCGACAGTTCTGCCTGCAGGCGACCCCATGCGCCCCTTGTTTGCATTCATCGGTTCGCCCGTGCTCGCGCTCCTCGTTGCGCTGATTCTCGCGTTCTTCCTGCTCACAGTTCGTCGTGGATGGTCACTCTCACACACCGGTGAAGTCATGGAAGCCGCTCTGCCGCCAGCAGCCATCGTGATCCTGGTTACCGGTGCTGGTGGAGCATTTGCTCGCGTGCTCACAGAAAGTGGTGTGGGCACAGCGCTCGCCGAAACGATGACCGCCACCGGGCTGCCTATTCTGCTGCTCGGATTCCTGATCTCGCTCACGCTGCGTGCCTCGCAGGGCTCGGCTACAGTCGCCATTCTGACCACCGGTGGACTGCTCGCGGCAACCGTCGCAGCTACCGACTACTCGCCCGTTCAGATCGCGCTCATTACGCTCGCGATCGCGTTCGGTGCGCTGGGTCTCTCGCACGTCAACGACTCCGGCTTCTGGGTCGTTACGCGTTACCTCGGATTGAGTGTCGCGGATGGCCTACGCAGTTGGACAGTGCTGACCACTGTTCTCGGTGTTGCGGGCTTCCTGCTCGTCAGCGTGCTGTGGTTCATCGTAAGCGCGGCCGGAATCTAG
- a CDS encoding DUF6264 family protein, with the protein MTDPRPRPQYGEYAPLPSAAPEKPADDSAETPPSPDTGAHTPELAPPSAAEPGFANTASAAVKPERKRRMWDVLLTSTLLFFGVVDVISTFGTVSDLGPALREGLEAQGAGTFSSDAIAADAGAVANIVRVVVLLITIVFALLQIQRRRIAFWIPLVGATIAGITLVVAVFIAVLSDPGFIAYVENMQPQ; encoded by the coding sequence GTGACTGATCCGCGACCCCGACCGCAATACGGCGAATACGCGCCGCTCCCATCCGCCGCACCCGAGAAGCCTGCTGACGACTCTGCCGAAACGCCGCCGTCGCCGGATACTGGTGCTCACACACCAGAATTGGCGCCGCCAAGTGCAGCGGAACCCGGTTTCGCGAACACGGCGAGTGCCGCGGTCAAGCCGGAGCGCAAACGACGCATGTGGGATGTTCTGCTCACTTCTACCCTGCTGTTCTTTGGCGTCGTGGATGTCATCAGCACGTTCGGTACGGTTTCAGACTTGGGGCCAGCGCTTCGCGAAGGTCTCGAAGCGCAGGGGGCGGGCACCTTCTCGTCAGATGCGATTGCTGCCGACGCCGGAGCAGTGGCGAACATCGTTCGCGTTGTCGTGCTGCTCATCACGATCGTGTTCGCTCTCCTTCAGATTCAGCGCCGGAGGATCGCATTCTGGATTCCCCTGGTTGGCGCAACGATCGCAGGCATCACTCTTGTTGTCGCCGTGTTCATCGCGGTGCTGAGCGACCCCGGTTTTATCGCCTACGTTGAAAACATGCAGCCGCAGTAG
- a CDS encoding NAD(P)-dependent oxidoreductase, translating into MPTKTTYTVAVLGLGAMGLPMATRLASELTVHGFDIAEPRLALAAEAGIIPFNSAAAAVEGVDAVLLAVRNGQQLRDVLFSENGIVSALSAGSVVIVTSTVGIDDVKAVAAQLAPRNIELVDAPLSGGPVRAGEGDLLIVVGASPAARETAQPVLGLLASTLTVLGDNAGDGQAFKTVNQLLCGIHIAAAAEALALAEKLGLDVETTLTTLSAGAAGSFMLANRGPRMLDAYAEGGAEVLSRLDIFVKDMGIVTSAARSVGLPTPIASAAEQLYLLGATQGKAADDDSAIITVLAPRNN; encoded by the coding sequence ATGCCAACGAAGACCACGTACACCGTTGCAGTTCTCGGGCTCGGAGCGATGGGGTTACCCATGGCGACCCGACTCGCGAGCGAGTTGACCGTCCACGGTTTCGATATCGCGGAACCTCGGCTCGCGCTCGCAGCCGAAGCTGGCATCATCCCCTTCAACTCCGCCGCCGCCGCCGTTGAGGGGGTTGATGCCGTTCTGCTCGCAGTACGCAATGGCCAGCAATTGCGTGATGTTCTGTTCAGCGAGAACGGAATCGTTTCTGCGCTCTCGGCCGGTTCAGTTGTCATTGTGACGAGCACTGTCGGCATCGATGATGTGAAGGCTGTCGCCGCTCAGCTCGCACCCCGTAACATCGAACTGGTCGATGCGCCGCTCAGCGGTGGCCCCGTTCGCGCGGGGGAGGGTGACCTCCTCATCGTCGTCGGCGCGTCACCTGCCGCACGCGAAACCGCCCAGCCCGTGCTGGGACTCCTCGCCTCCACCCTCACCGTGCTCGGTGACAATGCCGGCGACGGTCAAGCATTCAAGACTGTCAATCAATTACTGTGTGGAATCCACATCGCAGCAGCAGCCGAAGCGCTCGCCCTAGCGGAAAAGCTCGGCCTCGATGTCGAAACCACTCTCACCACCCTCTCAGCGGGAGCAGCCGGTTCGTTCATGCTCGCCAACCGCGGGCCCCGGATGCTCGACGCCTACGCAGAGGGTGGCGCCGAAGTGCTCAGTCGCCTCGACATTTTCGTGAAGGACATGGGAATTGTCACGAGTGCTGCCCGCAGCGTTGGCCTCCCCACCCCTATCGCCTCAGCCGCCGAGCAGCTCTACCTTCTGGGCGCAACCCAGGGCAAGGCAGCCGACGACGATTCCGCAATCATCACCGTTCTCGCCCCTCGCAACAACTAA
- a CDS encoding four-carbon acid sugar kinase family protein, translated as MIDERALLAPFPAEVLIDPRRVALDAVRPATVLVVLDDDPTGTQSVADIPVLTSWEASDFAWAFKQDAPAVYVLTNTRSLDAETAAQRNREIVTAALTASVSSGITVSFASRGDSTLRGHFPLETDVIAETVLAATGSSVDAVIIVPAFPDAGRITIDSVHYMRTSNGLTPVAKTEFARDATFGYANSNLRDYVAEKSHGRWAADDVVALTLDIVRGGTEGIVEALSILADSTPVVVDIVTENDLRALALGLAAAEDVGKNLLYRVGPPFVRARIGQAQRAPLDSLEVFGADGSAAVGGLIVVGSHVGLTTRQLSSLIAGRPLAAVLELDIEQVLGADTAKVHLAALVETAVACLAEGDVVIHTSRMLHSADDADESLDISRRVSAAVVELVQQILAARPPRFVIAKGGITSSDVASHGLGIRHAIVRGPMLPGLVSLWEPVDGPAQGIPYIVFAGNVGGDESLTEVVTTLSSIAA; from the coding sequence ATGATCGATGAGCGCGCCCTACTGGCACCTTTCCCCGCTGAGGTTCTGATCGATCCTCGACGCGTTGCTCTCGACGCCGTTCGCCCCGCCACCGTTCTTGTGGTTCTCGACGATGACCCGACCGGCACTCAGTCCGTAGCAGATATCCCCGTCCTCACCTCGTGGGAGGCATCCGACTTCGCCTGGGCGTTCAAGCAAGACGCCCCCGCCGTCTACGTGCTCACCAACACCCGCAGCCTCGATGCCGAAACCGCCGCCCAGCGCAACCGTGAGATCGTCACGGCCGCGCTTACAGCATCCGTCTCCAGCGGCATCACGGTGTCATTCGCTAGTCGCGGCGACTCAACACTGCGCGGCCACTTTCCGCTCGAAACCGACGTCATAGCCGAGACCGTGCTCGCGGCAACCGGCAGTTCTGTGGATGCCGTGATCATTGTTCCTGCATTCCCTGACGCTGGCCGCATCACGATCGACTCGGTGCACTACATGCGCACCTCCAACGGACTAACCCCGGTCGCGAAGACCGAGTTCGCCCGCGACGCTACCTTCGGCTACGCCAACTCAAACCTGCGCGACTATGTTGCCGAAAAGTCGCACGGCCGCTGGGCGGCTGATGATGTTGTCGCGCTCACGCTCGACATCGTGCGCGGCGGAACCGAGGGTATCGTCGAGGCGCTCTCCATTCTCGCCGACTCGACACCGGTTGTCGTCGACATTGTCACCGAGAACGATCTTCGCGCTCTCGCCCTCGGACTCGCCGCAGCAGAGGACGTAGGTAAGAACCTGCTCTACCGTGTCGGCCCGCCATTCGTACGCGCCCGCATCGGCCAAGCTCAGCGAGCACCGCTCGACTCCCTCGAAGTATTTGGCGCAGACGGTTCTGCGGCAGTCGGAGGACTTATCGTCGTCGGTTCGCACGTTGGTCTGACTACTCGCCAGCTCAGTTCGCTCATCGCGGGCCGACCACTGGCCGCCGTGCTCGAACTCGACATCGAACAAGTCCTCGGCGCAGACACGGCAAAAGTTCACCTAGCAGCGCTCGTTGAGACTGCCGTTGCGTGTCTCGCTGAAGGCGACGTTGTCATCCACACCAGCCGGATGCTGCATAGCGCTGACGACGCCGATGAAAGCTTAGACATCTCCCGTCGGGTATCCGCAGCCGTGGTTGAGCTTGTACAGCAGATTCTCGCTGCTCGGCCTCCGCGCTTCGTGATTGCGAAGGGTGGAATCACGTCAAGCGACGTCGCCTCTCACGGCCTTGGCATCCGCCATGCGATTGTGCGCGGCCCAATGCTGCCTGGCCTGGTCTCGCTGTGGGAGCCCGTTGATGGTCCAGCCCAGGGCATTCCCTACATCGTGTTTGCGGGCAACGTCGGCGGCGACGAATCGCTCACCGAGGTTGTCACGACTCTTTCCAGCATCGCTGCCTAG